The Fusarium fujikuroi IMI 58289 draft genome, chromosome FFUJ_chr05 DNA segment ATACGCCCTGGCCATATCTTTCGTTCCGGTATGCTTGACACCGCCGCTGACGTCCCAGAAGCCATGGCCTGGCTGACTGCCAACGTCAAGACTGTTTTTGATCTTCGTAGCAAGGAAGAGCGAGCTACGTATCCCAGTCCAAAAATAACCGGTGTCAATTTTGTCTTCTGCGAGCGCGTTTCTGAATACCCCCAGCCTAGTCCCGCTGACTTTGCTCTTGATGACGGCAGAACGGCTTGGAGGGAGCAGCTGATGGCTGTCATAGCGGCGTACAAACCCTCTATCCGAGCAATCCTCGAACACGTGAGGGACAAACCGAACGAGCCCTTTCTCTTTCACTGCACTGGTAGGCAATCCAAGTTTATGTTCAAAGGGCTGTGAAACTAAGCGTAAAACTGAGCTATAGCTGGCCGTGACCGCACGGGCGTCATGGCAGGGCTCCTGCAGACCCTTGCTGGCACAAGCCAACAAGACGTCATCTCCGATTACATGCTATCGCGGATTGGTATCGAGCCAGCCCGCGAGCGTCTACTCTTGTTCATATTGGCAAACATTGACGTGAAGAGCACTGAGGAGCCTGGCTTTTGGAACATGGTTGGCCTACGCCCGAGCTTTTGGGAGGCTTTTGGTCAAGGTGTCGAAGCCGAGTACGGGGGATGGGATGGCTACGTGAAGGGCCTTGGGTTCTCAGCCAAGGATCTGGAGACCATCAAGCATAACTTGCGGGCTTAACGATGTTATGGCCGATGCTGCCCCCTGAAGGCAGGGCAGAATCGTATTGGAAATGGTTCAAGTTGGCTGAAATGAGGGTTTCCACTGTACAGTGAGTGTTACGATCTCCATTGCGTCTGGGTCGGATACGTCGAGTTGACCACATGTATGGCTCGATATCGCGACCTGAGGGACCTGGAGAGACaacagaagatgaggatattgGACATTCCCTTGTATGTAGGTCGTCCTGTCATGGTTGATCCTGCTGCCCATCTCGATcttgctcatcatcatcatcttcgtcatcatttCATCTCAATATCTCACTTGCGTGGATATAGAGGCAATCATAACCAACTTTAACATACTCATCGTCTCTCAGCTTTGTAAAACCAAGACTGAGTACCTTATCCACAAAAACTCCCTAATTCATCTGCAGCCCTATGACATCACATCCACTGCTAAGGGCCCTGTCTGGGAACCCGTTGGACCCTGCATCTTGAGCAAGGGTctactactccgtacccgCCTACCAATCAAACTCCATTGCATCCCATCTAGTGACGTTTCAGTACATCTTCAAAACGTCAATTCCGCCACTGTCCTGTAGACCAAGAGCCGATTCGTTCCCAACGTGTTCTGTATTTCCAAGTTTTGCTCCTCATCAAGGGTCTGTCTTTTGGCCAATCCCTCTTTCAGGGATCAAGTTAAGTTAGAGGTAGTTAATAGTGGTATCAACTCTTTTGGATTTGCAGACAACGAAATCCGCTGACCAGGTTTCCCTGTCTATTTCATCAATGGTCGTAATAGGTGATGCAATAATTCTTGGCCAAGCATGGTTCCATGCTCAAGCACGCTATGTTGCGCAACCATCCAAATGTGTATATAATATCTCGTTGCAGCCATTTCTCAGTATCGATGTTAGAATCATCAATACAACAAGCCACAAAATCACAAACATTAGCACGTACAAACATTAACTCCCACATTCAATCTACCATTCAATATGCCTCTCACACGAACTCACCGTCACACCGCTCCCCGTCGCTCCATCTTCAGCACCCGTCGCCGTGCTCCGGTCCATTCTCATCGCCATACAACAaccaccacaaccacaaccacaaagCCCCGCCGCCGCGGCATGTTTGGCGGCGGTGCTAGTCGACGAACTCATGCTACGGCCACTGCACCTgttcatcaccaccagcgcCGACCTTCCATGAAGGACAAGGTCAGCGGtgccctcctcaagctcaagggtaGTTTGACTCGCCGACCTGGCGTCAAGGTATGTTCATTCTAACTGCTCTCGGATCGACGCTATGCTAACGTCATTGAAGGCTGCTGGCACTCGACGCATGCGCGGTACCGATGGTCGTGGTGCGCGCCACCACCGCTATTAAACGTCTCAAGTAACTTCAATTGTTATGTCATCAAATAGACTGAGGATAAGGGGAACCCCGGAAGTTGAAAGGAGTATGGAATTACGGACTTTGCACTTATACACAAACATGTACGATTGTTAGCATTGATACCCTCGATGGGAGTTGAGGATAATAGTATGATTTGTTATGCGGCTATAGACAAGCATAAATTTGTACTGCTACTGCCTGTGACTTTATCTATCACAATCTCGCAGCTCGTCATAACCACATAGCCTGCCGGCTTTctcctaattaatataagaatGGTTGCTGTCGATTTTGCCTCTTCGTTGACTACAAATTGTGCCCGTATTCCCATGGGCTTCCATCACCTGCGGCATCAAATCAATGCAAAGGTTCACTGGCTATCGCCGGGTTCCCCAAACGTGCTAATGTAACTCGTCCACCTCAGAAAGGGAAACACCAGCTGGACGATAAGGGGGCGCCAACCGGATATCCTTGTGCAACTTGTCCGAATTTTGTGGCATGTGAGGGCTTCGTACCAATTGGAGCATAGATGTTGAGGAGCCTCGGCGGTGGTGAACTTTTCCGCACAATGGGTCAACCAGCTCGTCAATAGTGGTGACCGACAGACGAGCTAagctcaaccttctccttTCACATGCCCTTAGGGATGGGCTTGCGTCCATAGATTCCATTATGTGCTCATCCATCTTGTGCTTGACAGGCTCCGAGACACGAACATGAGTGTACTGCTGAAATTGGAGCTCCAACTTTTCTAG contains these protein-coding regions:
- a CDS encoding related to protein-tyrosine phosphatase; its protein translation is MALSRAEIESITAVHVREPLPADTLTATFNSKPFIPIESIINLRDLGAVPGSAIRPGHIFRSGMLDTAADVPEAMAWLTANVKTVFDLRSKEERATYPSPKITGVNFVFCERVSEYPQPSPADFALDDGRTAWREQLMAVIAAYKPSIRAILEHVRDKPNEPFLFHCTAGRDRTGVMAGLLQTLAGTSQQDVISDYMLSRIGIEPARERLLLFILANIDVKSTEEPGFWNMVGLRPSFWEAFGQGVEAEYGGWDGYVKGLGFSAKDLETIKHNLRA